The following is a genomic window from Merismopedia glauca CCAP 1448/3.
AGATAACTGGTTGCCACCTGTAGAATTGAGATGATCTAAAGAGTTAACTAATGCCTTAGCTGGAAAGGTAATGACAAATCCGGCACTTGCGATCGCCGCTAAGGTTAGTAGTTTATAGATTGTTTTACTTTGCAATTTCATCAATCTCCTGCGTTAGGAAACGTAGCTCATTAAAGCGTAATTCTTATCTACTTTCAACTTTGTTAATTGACAAGTAACAAGATACGACTTTCATGCAATTGGTTGCTAATGTTTATTTTTTGACTTTGCAACAATTTAAGTAGTAAGCATAGCATAAAAGTACAAATTATTTTGATTTCCAGTCGTTTAATAGATATCTGGGGTTGAATTTCCTGCTGCAACAACCCTACTTTTGACTTCGTTGAACAGCTTTTCCTAAAATTTGTTTTGGTTATATATTTGTTCAATAAGGGTTTATGTTAATTACACAAATCCATAACTTTCTATTGGTTAACTTTTAAATTTCTGTTTTCCAAGAGTAGATTAATTTTTAATATAGATAACTATATAGCTGAATGAATTTATTAGTGATAAAAAGAACAAAGCGATCGCTTTATTATAAGCAATCGCTTTATTTTCTCAACTAACAATTGTCGAGCTTAGTTAAACAAACCTGTTAAATAAGGAGTTTGGTTCAGGAAATAGGCGAAGAAAGCTCCACCGCAAGCTCCTAACAAGAAACTACCCGTAAATTCACTCCAACCTTCTTTGGTTTCTAAGTCAGTCGGTGGTTTAGGGTTAGTTAATGTTGGGGCAATTTTGCCAACGCCCACTTCACCATAGATAGATAACGCTATAGTTAAAATGGCAACTAAGCCCAATGTTGATAGCAATCCAGCTAAAGGAGCTACATCAGTATTACGTAAAGGGCCAAGGGCAAAGAAAGGACCAAACAAGAAATATCCATGCGCCAGCCCAATTTCTAAACCTCGCCGACTAGCAGATAACCCTTGTCTATAAGCTGGTAAATTATTTAAAAAAGCTTTTGACAAAGGCGAGGAATTAATGGGAGTAGCGAGATTACCTACTTGAGGATCTCCAGCAGCATGAATTAACTCTGCATTTTTATCCACGCGAAACAACCTCCTGTTTCTAACAAAAAATCTGGTGAGCGGCTCAATTTTTCTAGATGAAAAAAACTTTAGATATTGTCAGTTATCTTTTCTTAAAGCTAACCAACTTCTCTAACGGCGAAGTCAAGTTTTAGAAGTTTCAAAAACTAATCTTCAATATCTTTTTCAATGTAAAAGAAGAGCATCACGATCGATACGGCAGGAAACACCCAACCGATTACAGGTACTAATATTGCTGGTAGAAAATGAGCCGCATAACTAGCTGTCATATTGTAAGCTCCTAGAAACTTGCATCAAACATTTTAATTGTCTAAGGGTGACGACTGTACAGAATTGTTGAGTAGCTTTATGAAAGTTTACTAAAAAAGTCTTAGTTGCTATTGAACCAACCGCCAAGACTAATCGTTTCAGGCTATCTTCTAGCTAGTTTTCTGTTAAATTTCTCAGTCAGCTTCCACCCATCACTGATGAGAATTAATATTTGATTTGTGTAAATTTTTCGTCAAATCCGGCTAAAGGATTTCTTTTCTTTAAAGTAGCTGTCTAGAAACTAACTTTTCAAAATTAGCTTGGGTTTGATGTAGTAACAATTCTCTACTATCTACCGCTTGAGTAATATTAGGTACCAAGTTACGTGCTTGTAAAGCCATGTGAAGTTGTAAGTGAGCTACATACTCACTGATATCTTCACGTAGAGATGATTCTTCTTGGGTGTTGATGGTGTTCTCCATGCTTCTCTCTAGCTCTGTTCGCCAATATTTCAGAGGTTACCATGTTAGGGCATAGCCTCTAAAACCTTTGCAAAAAAGTTTAATATATCTTTGTGAGATTTTCCCCAGACTGAATTTTTCAGCAAAGTCTCATGTCAAATGGGACTTATAGCCCCTCAAACACTATACTAGCGAACTATATACGGCTAATCCCCAGAAAAATTTGATATTAGTGGCACGTAAGGAAATAAATAGTGATGGCGGAAGAGAAAATACTAACTGTAAATGATGAATCATCCGAACGTAGTGCTAAAACCAGACAACTGCTAGGGATGAAAGGGGCGGCGGAAGGTGAAAGTTCGATTTGGAAAATTCGCCTCCAGTTAATGAAACCGATCACCTGGATTCCGCTAATTTGGGGAGTAGTCTGCGGTGCTGCCTCGTCTGGAGAGTATACCTGGAGTATAGAAAATGTGGCTAAAGCGGCTGCTTGTATGCTGCTATCTGGTCCTTTACTGACAGGTTACACCCAAACTGTCAATGACTTCTACGATCGCGAAATTGATGCTATTAACGAACCCTATCGCCCAATTCCTGCGGGTTTAATTTCGGTTCCCCAGGTAGTTACCCAAATCTTGGTTTTACTCTTAGGAGGAATTGGCTTAGCTTATGCTCTAGATACTTGGGCTGGTCATAATTTTCCTACAATTACAGTCATGGCGATTGGGGGTTGTTTACTAGCTTATATCTATTCAGCGCCACCTTTGAAGCTGAAACAAAACGGCTGGCTGGGAAATTATGCTTTGGGTGCTAGTTACATAGCCTTACCCTGGTGGGCTGGTCATGCCCTATTTGGCGACTTAAACTGGAAGATAGTAGTTTTGACCTTGTGTTACAGTTTGGCTGGCTTAGGGATTGCTGTAGTGAATGATTTCAAGAGTGTAGAAGGCGATCGCCAATTGGGTTTAAAATCTTTGCCAGTTATGTTTGGCATTCATAAGGCAGCTTGGATTTGCGTACTGGCGATCGATATATTTCAACTGGGCATAGCAGCTTACCTAATTTTTATTCATCAAAACCTGTATGCAGCTATTTTGATTTTATTTGTGATTCCGCAAATTACTTTCCAGGATATGTACTTTTTACGCAATCCTATCAAAAATGATGTGAAATACCAAGCCAGCGCTCAACCATTCTTGGTATTGGGTATGCTAGTTGCTGGGTTGGCTTTAGGTCATGCAGGAGTTTAGTCGAAAGTTGTTCTGCATCTATTAGAGATCTATTGTTGATAACTGGGGCAGGCAGGATGCCTACCCCACAAGAATTTGATTTAAATTGCTATCTGCTCAATTTCTACCACTAGTAGTTTTTGAAATCATGTCTCTTGATAGAGGGAATTAGTGTGGTAATTGGATAAAAACTAAATAAATAGTTCTTTCCATTTCAGGCAAATTCATGTCAGATACTACCATTGAAGCCTTTGTCAAGCACTCTGCTATAGCATCTCTCAACACTTATCAAAAGTATCTTTCACCTCATAAAGGTTTTTCCTGCCCCCATCGGTTAGCTTATGGGGGTGAATCTTGTTCGGAGTACGTTAAACAGTTATTTATCGGGCAAGATTTAAGAACTGCTTGGCAAATGGCTCCTCAAAGATTTAAATCTTGTCAAATTGCGGCTCAAAATCTCCAAAAGCAGCAGATAAGTGGTGGCTGCCTTGTCATCCCTTGTTGTATTCCTCTTTGAACCTGCCAGCTTTCTCTTCATTTTGCCACTAGTGAGAATTATTGTCCCATGTTTGCCCTAAATTCACGTAAAGAGATCCTACGATGGGTTCTCGCTATCTGTATCTCCACTGTGGGGATTTTGCATTTTGTTAAGCCAGAACAGTTTGCCCGAATTGTGCCACCGCCCTTTCCACCGTTATTATCCGTCTACGTAAGTGGTTTTTTTGAAATTTTAGGTGGTATTGGTTTATTAATTCCCTTAGTTAGTTCAGCAGCAGCCTGGGGACTAATTGCTCTATTTATAGCTGTATTTCCTGCCAATATTTATATGGCGATGCACAATATTAAGCTAGATGGTATCCCCCAAAATCCAGCTTTGTACTGGGGCAGGTTGCCCTTACAAGCAGTCTTAATTGCTTGGGCTTACTGGTATACAGCTAAACCCAAAGCTTTGCCAAAAAGCGCTAATACAGCAGGAGAAGCAGAGTCGCGATCGCAAATTTGAAAAGTGGGACAGCCAAGATGGCTATCGCACAAGAACTTTATATGCCCATTTGAAGCGATTATTTGCTGGTTTCGTTGGGTTTCCTGTCGTCAACCCAACCTACGGAGATCGGCGATCGCACTAGCGAGAATAGTCCAGAGCTATTTCCATTTCCCAATCTTCGGATAGAATTAACCTTCCCAGGCAGCAATTAACCATTGAGGTAGTAGCTCGGCTTGTTCTCTAACTTGACCTCGTTCGACCGTCATCATTTTTTTATAGCCTTGTTTGGCAGAATTATCGAAAATTAAAGCCAAATCTACCATTTCTACCGCTCTTTTCAAGTGACTGAGACTGCGTTCGTATCTCCGGCGGATGTCGGCTAAAGCTACATTATGCCCTCCTGCGATCGCTCTTTGAGCTACGCGATCGATACTAATTTCCACCCGCTCCACGCCTATATAGATTAAGTAGACTCGCCATCCGAGTTGTCGTGCTTGCTGGATGAGACGAAAGTAGGTTTTGCCAGCCAGTGTAGTTTCTACTAGAAAACTTTGACCGTTTGCCAAATAATTGTACGCTCGCTTGAGAGCTTGTTTGCCACCCTGTAAAGCTGCTGCTTCTGGACGATTTGGTTGTATGAGGCGAGCTTCAGCATCGGGATCGATCGCGGGAAATTGGGTAAAATCGCCAATCAAGTCATCTCCAAACGGATAAATCTGGTTTGACTGTTCAATGATGCGAGTCAAGGTACTTTTTCCAGCCCCATTCGGGCCTGCAATAATGACGATTGTAGGTGTAGAACCCGTCACGAAGGAGAAACCTGACGCATAATTTGGCGTTGTCCCGACTCTGTATGTTGATATTCAAAACACCGACCGTTAGGCAATTCCATAATTAGTAATCCTTCTTGAGAGTAGAAGATCGGATGACCTTGAGCTTGACGGTCGGCAATTTCACTTTCAAGTCCCTTCTGAGCTAACAGTTCTAATTCCTGAGTCCAATCGAGGGATTTACTTAACATTGGAGAAGTTTTTTGATTGCTATTCTACTTTAACAAGTCTTTGTTGAAATATTTTCCACTTTTGTTGGGTTGACGACAGAAAACCCAACGCAAGTTGACCAAATAACAGCCGATCAATTAGATTAAATGTTTTTCCACTACTAAAACTAGTCTATTCGTCCATTCTTGAGTCATTTCCGAGGTTGCAGCTTCTACCATCACTCTAATTAAAGGCTCAGTTCCCGAAGCTCTAACTAGAACCCTGCCAGCATCTCCCATTGCGGCTTCGGCGGCGGCAATTTCTTGTTGTAAAGGCTGACAATCTTGCCAATTCAAACGGCGATCGCGATCTTCCACTCTGACATTCTTCAAAATCTGCGGGTAGGTGTGGAAACTAGTATCTACCATCTCAGCTAGACTAGTGCCTGATTCTTGCACCAAAGCGGCTAAATGCAAAGCGGTGAGGATGCCATCACCAGAAACGCTGTAAAGAGGGCATAAAATATGTCCAGATTGCTCCCCACCCAACATGGCTCCCGTGGCTACCATTTCAGCATAGACATGGCGATCGCCCACTGGAGTCCTCAATAGTTTACCGCCTAATTTCTCCCAAGCCCGCTCGAAGCCCAAATTTGCCATCACGGTAGTTACGATGAGATCGTGGGGTAACTTACCCGATTGACGCAAAGCTTTGCCCCAAAAATAGAGGATATAGTCCCCATCTACGGCTCTACCTTGGCTATCTACAGCTATGGTGCGATCTGCATCTCCATCGAAAGCAAATCCTAAATCTGCCTGATGTGCTTTAACTGCTGCTTGCAATTGAGATAGATGAGTCGAACCGCAACCGACGTTAATGCGATCGCCATCTGGGCGATCGTGCAAGCAAATAACTTCTGCACCCAATTGGGAAAATACCACTGGAGCGACCTTTACGGCGGCTCCCCAAGCCAAATCTAGGACGATTTTTAGCCCTTTTAAGCTAAAATTAGTTGGCAAAGGAGATGGTAGAAATTCTAGATAGTCTTTAACTAATTCTGGTTTTTGGTAACATCTGCCCCAGCTAGTCGATGCTTTAGGAGCAAAATCGCCGTTTCTGAGTCTAGCTTCTATTTCTTCTTGCAAATCTGTGGGTAACTTCATCCCATCAGCCGCAAAAAACTTAATCCCATTATCTTCGGGGGGATTGTGACTAGCAGAAATCATCACCCCACCAATTGCGTCTGTATGGCTGGTTAAATGCGCTACAGCAGCAGTCGGAGATAATCCTAAATTCCACACCTCCAAACCCGCAGCAGTCAACCCAGCAGCTAAAGCACTAGCCAACATATCGCTGGAGTTTCGGGAATCTTGTCCGACTATAATTGAGCCAGATCCAGCTTTTCCCAATACCGTACCTGCCCAAAAACCCACTTCCATTGCCAAAGGAGCGCTCAGCAAGTCGCCTACTTTGCCTCTAATTCCATCTGTTCCAAACAGACAAGTTGCTGGTAGATTCATTTATTTGCGATCGCTGTATCGTTAACTAAATAAACTCGGCGATTGAAATCGCAGCTATATAAACAAAACCCGCCTACGCGGGTTAAAATGCCCTCCTAGTCCGCGCAGGCGAACTACCCTATGCCTACGGCAGGCTACGCCAATGGGAACGCTGCGCGAACGTTTGTGTAGGCGCGGTTTTAACCGCTAGGCAAAAATTTGATGTTAAGCTGCTGTGCATTTAAATCATATATTTACTCTTCCTTCTTCCTTCTTCCCTCTTCCTTTGTCTCAACAAGTAAATTAAATGCGTTACAGGCAATGCCTACCCTACGGATAATACTACCTATTTGGGACTGGGAAGCCCTGTCTTTGCAAGATTTGGCGAGTATCATTACCTGGGGTATAGCCATAGCCAAAACTACCTTTACCAGAAGTATCATCAATAATCTGAGGAGTCAGTAAAACTATTACCTCTTGACGCTGATTCTGGCGGTTAGTGCTTCTAAATAATGCTCCTATGATGGGTAAATCACCCAAAAGAGGCACTTTACTAACTGTAGTTCTATCTGATTCTTGGATAATGCCCGATAAAATTAGGGTTTGACCATCTCGCAGGCGGATTTGTCCTGATTGCATTTCTCGTTTCTGCAACAAGGCGATAATCCCATCATCAGTGTTTACCTGAGAACCTACAGCCGAAACTGTAGGTGCTACTGCTAGGGTGACGAAGCCATTATCGTCAATTCTAGGCACTTGGATATCTAGAATTAACCCAGCTTCCTTAATAATTGGTCTTCTTTGGGGTTGAACGACGTTACCTACTTGGACGAAATCAGTCTGGAAGCCACCCAAAACCTCTTGAGTCAGGTTAACCCTAGTTCTTTCTCCCTCTTGAACCACCATCGTTGGATCGGTCAAGATTTTAGCATTACCGCTCGTGATTTGCGCTCGTAATTTGGAAAGAAAGCGGGTGGGATATTGGAATAATGACGGTAGCGCACTGGTAACAGTACCCAAAGTTCCAGCCGATGTAGAGACTGTACCATCAGCAGCTATTGTGGTGATATTATCGGTGGCTGGGGTAATGTCAGTAAATCCTGGTTGGAGAGGATTATCTAATGTTACAAATGGCTCATAGAAGCTAGCTGAGCCAGGATTAGCTAGTCTTCTGATACCACCTGGAGCAATCACAACTGAACCTGGTGAAGTTCCAGGAATACTTACAAAACTATTGGGATTTAAGAAAATATTAGATCCAGCATAAGGATTAGCTACAACACCTGGAGCTACTACCCCCCCAAAAGTGCTATTGGCTGAAGGTGGATTAACGCCACCATAATTAAATACTGCTGCACCTGCGTCGATGTTGAAGAAAGCATCCCCAATCCCAAAGGAGAAACTAGTACTAAAATCGTCTGTTTTGAGTAAATTAACATCAACGATTTTGACATTAATAGCTACTTGGCGACGGCGTAAATCTAGTTGAGTCAGTAAAGCTGAAGCAATTTCTATCTTCCTAGGTTCCCCAATTAAGGTGATCGCGTTGAGGCGCTCATCAGCAGTGACCAATACGCCCCGTAGGAGTAATGCTGCGGAGGGACCGAGGTTTTGTCCTGGGACAGGTATTTCTGGCTGAGCGGCTATTCTAGATACCGATGTGGAAGTGTTGGTAATTCTTTGTGCCCCTGGCCCTTCACCTACGATAGTGACTTGGGTTTGGGTGGCTACCTGTTGTTGTTCGGCACCTTGAGCGATTAAAAACCCGACGGCTTGTCCTACAGATACTTGATTCATCCGT
Proteins encoded in this region:
- a CDS encoding MmgE/PrpD family protein, which gives rise to MLSKSLDWTQELELLAQKGLESEIADRQAQGHPIFYSQEGLLIMELPNGRCFEYQHTESGQRQIMRQVSPS
- a CDS encoding DoxX family protein, with the translated sequence MGILHFVKPEQFARIVPPPFPPLLSVYVSGFFEILGGIGLLIPLVSSAAAWGLIALFIAVFPANIYMAMHNIKLDGIPQNPALYWGRLPLQAVLIAWAYWYTAKPKALPKSANTAGEAESRSQI
- the yidD gene encoding membrane protein insertion efficiency factor YidD — protein: MSDTTIEAFVKHSAIASLNTYQKYLSPHKGFSCPHRLAYGGESCSEYVKQLFIGQDLRTAWQMAPQRFKSCQIAAQNLQKQQISGGCLVIPCCIPL
- the chlG gene encoding chlorophyll synthase ChlG, whose amino-acid sequence is MAEEKILTVNDESSERSAKTRQLLGMKGAAEGESSIWKIRLQLMKPITWIPLIWGVVCGAASSGEYTWSIENVAKAAACMLLSGPLLTGYTQTVNDFYDREIDAINEPYRPIPAGLISVPQVVTQILVLLLGGIGLAYALDTWAGHNFPTITVMAIGGCLLAYIYSAPPLKLKQNGWLGNYALGASYIALPWWAGHALFGDLNWKIVVLTLCYSLAGLGIAVVNDFKSVEGDRQLGLKSLPVMFGIHKAAWICVLAIDIFQLGIAAYLIFIHQNLYAAILILFVIPQITFQDMYFLRNPIKNDVKYQASAQPFLVLGMLVAGLALGHAGV
- a CDS encoding type II secretion system protein GspD, coding for APPPPYLPRAVPPPVGDISISNIDASTGQIDLGSTARIQNLVLKDAPAREVLELLARSAGLNLAFYTGNTTDQPGQPGASTSTGGPLVSLNIQDESAQDVFNYVLVLSGLQANRIGRTIFVGAQLPAGARQLISRTLRMNQVSVGQAVGFLIAQGAEQQQVATQTQVTIVGEGPGAQRITNTSTSVSRIAAQPEIPVPGQNLGPSAALLLRGVLVTADERLNAITLIGEPRKIEIASALLTQLDLRRRQVAINVKIVDVNLLKTDDFSTSFSFGIGDAFFNIDAGAAVFNYGGVNPPSANSTFGGVVAPGVVANPYAGSNIFLNPNSFVSIPGTSPGSVVIAPGGIRRLANPGSASFYEPFVTLDNPLQPGFTDITPATDNITTIAADGTVSTSAGTLGTVTSALPSLFQYPTRFLSKLRAQITSGNAKILTDPTMVVQEGERTRVNLTQEVLGGFQTDFVQVGNVVQPQRRPIIKEAGLILDIQVPRIDDNGFVTLAVAPTVSAVGSQVNTDDGIIALLQKREMQSGQIRLRDGQTLILSGIIQESDRTTVSKVPLLGDLPIIGALFRSTNRQNQRQEVIVLLTPQIIDDTSGKGSFGYGYTPGNDTRQILQRQGFPVPNR
- the glmM gene encoding phosphoglucosamine mutase — encoded protein: MNLPATCLFGTDGIRGKVGDLLSAPLAMEVGFWAGTVLGKAGSGSIIVGQDSRNSSDMLASALAAGLTAAGLEVWNLGLSPTAAVAHLTSHTDAIGGVMISASHNPPEDNGIKFFAADGMKLPTDLQEEIEARLRNGDFAPKASTSWGRCYQKPELVKDYLEFLPSPLPTNFSLKGLKIVLDLAWGAAVKVAPVVFSQLGAEVICLHDRPDGDRINVGCGSTHLSQLQAAVKAHQADLGFAFDGDADRTIAVDSQGRAVDGDYILYFWGKALRQSGKLPHDLIVTTVMANLGFERAWEKLGGKLLRTPVGDRHVYAEMVATGAMLGGEQSGHILCPLYSVSGDGILTALHLAALVQESGTSLAEMVDTSFHTYPQILKNVRVEDRDRRLNWQDCQPLQQEIAAAEAAMGDAGRVLVRASGTEPLIRVMVEAATSEMTQEWTNRLVLVVEKHLI
- a CDS encoding photosystem I reaction center subunit XI, whose amino-acid sequence is MDKNAELIHAAGDPQVGNLATPINSSPLSKAFLNNLPAYRQGLSASRRGLEIGLAHGYFLFGPFFALGPLRNTDVAPLAGLLSTLGLVAILTIALSIYGEVGVGKIAPTLTNPKPPTDLETKEGWSEFTGSFLLGACGGAFFAYFLNQTPYLTGLFN
- a CDS encoding zeta toxin family protein produces the protein MTGSTPTIVIIAGPNGAGKSTLTRIIEQSNQIYPFGDDLIGDFTQFPAIDPDAEARLIQPNRPEAAALQGGKQALKRAYNYLANGQSFLVETTLAGKTYFRLIQQARQLGWRVYLIYIGVERVEISIDRVAQRAIAGGHNVALADIRRRYERSLSHLKRAVEMVDLALIFDNSAKQGYKKMMTVERGQVREQAELLPQWLIAAWEG
- a CDS encoding photosystem I reaction center subunit VIII, with the translated sequence MTASYAAHFLPAILVPVIGWVFPAVSIVMLFFYIEKDIED